CATGATGTGCCTCGCGTCGGGCACGAGCGTCGTCACCGATCGCGTGTTCCCCGATCGCTTTCTGCACGCCGCCGAACTGCTGCGGATGGGAGCGAAGATCCGACGGGAAAGCAGTGGCGTTATCATCGAAGGGGTGAACGAACTCAGCGGAGCCTGTGTCATGGCTTCCGACCTGCGAGCCTCCGCTGCTCTGGTTCTGGCCGGACTGGCGGCTCGCGGCGAAACGGTCATCAGCCGGATTTACCACCTCGACCGGGGCTACGAAGATCTCGCCGGCAAGCTTTCCCGGCTCGATGCCGATGTCGAACGGCAGAAAGGCGGCCGGCCGAATACTCCGCAGTTTGCCGGTGCTCCCACGCCGTCCGCCTCCAAAACGTCGTCCAAAGGATAACCCCCACAGGGTGCCATGCTTGCATCGCCTCGTAGAGGCAGGACAGGCATGCCCATCGACCATCCTTTACACTCGGCCGGAGAAGGATCTGTCCTCAGGAGTCCTTTCGCAAGACAGATCCCTCATCACTTCCCGACAGACCGGAATCCACCGGCATGCTTGCCCTGCTGTCGCGATGCAGGCATGGCACCGGTTGGGATGAGAGTGGACACCTGACGAAGTCGGCTGCCCTTCGGACTTCAATCTGCGGTCCGGGGAACTATAATGCGGCTCGATTTTGCCGCGAACGTCTCGCTCGGGCAGCCCCGGCTGGCTGCCGCCCCGCTGCTAACCCCGCAGATTGACTGTACAACAGACACGACAGGACTGATTTCACGTGCTTAGAACTCATACTTGTGGCGAATTGCGAAAAGAACACGTCGGGCAGCAGGTCACCCTGTGCGGCTGGGTCGACAAATATCGCGATCACGCCGGCATCGTCTTCATCGACATTCGGGATCGGTACGGAAAAACGCAGATCAAATTCAACCTCGAAGACAACAGCGACATCCAGAAAGATGCTCGCGGCCTCCGCTATGAGGACGTCATTCAGGTCACGGGCGATGTCGTGGCCCGTCCGGATGATATGATCAATCCCAAGCTGTCGACCGGAGCGATTGAACTTCGCGTTTCGAACCTGAACGTTCAAAGCAAAGCCGCCACACCGCCATTTCTTCCCGCCAGCAGTGAATTGCCGAACGAAGAGCTTCGCCTGAAGCATCGCGTCGTCGATTTGCGACGTCCTGAACTGCAGAACGCACTGATCGCACGGCACCGTCTGACGAAGCTCGTTCGCGATTACTTCGACCGCCACGGCTTCCTCGACATCGAAACGCCCATTCTGGGCAAGAGTTCGCCGGAAGGGGCCCGCGATTATCTGGTGCCGTCGCGCGTTCATGAGGGCTGCTTCTATGCGTTGCCGCAGTCGCCGCAGATTTTCAAACAGCTGCTGATGTGCGGCGGTTTCGACCGTTACATGCAGATCGCCCGCTGCTTCCGCGATGAAGACCTGCGAGCCGACCGCCAGCCGGAGTTCACGCAGATCGACGTCGAAATGGCATTCGTCGAACAGAACGATGTGCTCGAAGTCATCGACGGACTCATCGCTGACGTCCTGCAGAAGATGAACGGCATCGAAATGACGACGCCGCTGCCTCGGTTCAGCTATGCCGACGTCATGGAACGCTTCGGCAGCGACAAGCCGGACATGCGATTCGGCATGGAACTGAACGATCTCGGCGACATCGCCAAAGAGTGCGGCTTCGGCGTCTTCAGCAAGACCATCGAAAGCGGCGGACGCGTTCGCGGCCTCGTCGCACCTCAGGCGGCTGAGAAGTACACCCGGAAGATGATCGATGAACTGACTGCCTTCGTCGGTGTGCACGGAGCGAAAGGGCTCGCGTTCTTCCGTGTCAACGAAAGTGGACTCGATTCGCCGATCGCCAAGTTCTTCTCGGATGAGCATCAGCAGGCGATCATCGAACGTGTTGGCGCCAAGCCGGGCGACTTGATTTTCTGTGTTGCAGATAAGGAAGCGGTTACCTCCGCTGCTCTGTCGGCTCTGCGAAATCGGCTCGGCAAAGAGCTCGAACTGTACGATCCAAAGTCGTTCTCCTGCCTGTGGGTACTCGACTTCCCACTGCTGCACTTCGATGCCGATGAGAAACGCTGGGTCGCCGAACATCATCCGTTCTGCTATCCGAATCCAGACGACATCGAACTCCTGAAGACCGATCCCGGCAAGGTGCGGGCGCAGTCGTACGACCTGGTCATCAACGGCTACGAAGCCGCCTCCGGCAGTATTCGTATTCATGACTCCAGGATTCAGCAGCAGGTGTTCGATCTGCTTGACATCGACGAAGAAGAAGCCGAGCTCCGGTTCGGGTTTCTGCTCGAAGGTCTCCGCTACGGCGCTCCTCCGCACGGCGGGGTCGCTCTTGGACTCGACCGCTGGGTGATGCTGATGTGCGGCTACGACAACATCCGCGACGTCATCGCCTTCCCGAAAACGCAGAAGGCTTCGGACCTGCTGAGCGGTGCTCCGTCGGAAGTCGAAGAGAAGCAGTTGAAAGAACTCCACATCCAGCTCGACCTGCCCAACGAGTAACCGGCTCGACAGCTAACCAGCTCGACAGTGGCATCTTCAGAAAGGCCCGTTATGACATCCGAACTGCATCCGCTGGCTCAGGACGTGAAACAGCATCTGGACAATCCGGATGACCGCTTCATGATGCTCGTCTACTTCACCGTGGAAGCGGGCAGGGAAGACGCCTTCAAACAGGCCTTTCATCGCCCGCTGCAGGAAACGGTCAAGGAAGAGGGCAACTGCACCTACCGGTTGATTCAACAGGCCAATGAACCGACCACGTTCATCGTGATCGAACACTGGAAGAGTCTGGCCGATCTGAACTCGCACCTGCACCAGCCGTATTTGGACGAACTGCTCGCCAACGTCGGCCCAATGCTCGCCGCGGAACCCAAGGTGGATGTGTTCCACGAGTACGTCGCGCTGTAAGCAACGTCGGGTGTCCCGAAAGACTCTTCCGGGACACCGCAGCCGGAGGAGTATGGGATTGGACCCGGAGGATTGGTGAGAGCCTTTCTCCGCGGGAAGACGAAGCGGAGCTGAATGTGCACACTCGCCAAACGGAATTCTCCTACGGCTTCGCCGCCCTGATAGCACAGCTGTCAGGGCCACCCCGATGAGATTGTCGGCGAGGGAAAAAAAACGCACTGCCAACTCAAGCAGTGCGTTTTTTTTGATAAGTCGACTGTGCAAGAACTCAAGAGTGAGTCTTCCCGGGTGGCCCCGAAAGATTCTTTCGGGGCGGCGCAGCCGTAGGAGTCCGGGAATGGATCTCCTGCTGCAAGTCCCCGTTCGGCTGCTCGAAGCGAAGGATCAGTTCTTCGGACGCCCAGCAGCATCTTCCGACGGCTTCGCCACCCCGATGAGATCGCAGGTCTACTGTGGTGGACGACCCGGACGTCCGTTGCGGCCTGGAGGGGGACCGCCGGGACGGCCGCCGGGTCTGTTGAAGCGTTCTGGTTTAGAGATGCCGCCTTTGATGGTGTGATCGTCGTCATCCGGCACGGTGCGTCCGAGGACGATATCGAAGTTCGCCGCCAGTTCGCCGATCGGGGAATCGGGGATCGGTTTGAAGTCGGCCATCACGGTTTCGCGGAGTTCCGGATCACGGATCGAACGGAAGACCCCATCGCGCTCGTTCTGTGGGTTCCCTTTCACCAGCAACTGAGTCGTCAGCACACGGCGGCCGTTCATGCTGACCGCGACGTGAATATGCGGCGTCCGTCCGGGATACGAAACCGGTTTGATCGTGCGGAAGTAGTATTCGCCACTGGAGTCGGTGAAGAAGCGGCCGTAGCCCTGGAAGTTCTTGTCGCGACTCTCGGCGTTGTTGCTGCCGGAGTGGATGTAGGCCCCTTCGTTGTCGACCTGCCAGATCTCGATGAACGCATTTCGCATCGGCTTGCCGGTGCTGCCGAGAATCTTGCCGGTCAGATGCGTGATCTCGCCGACGGCCGGCGTGGTCGAATCGTTGATCACCAGCAGATCATTGTCGGTATCGAGCGGCAGCTTGTCGGGATAGAACGGGCCTTCCGTCATGCCCGGGGTTGTCAGCATTTCGGCGAACAGCCCGGATGTCGTCCAGCAGGCGGCGGTCACAGCCGAGGCGGAGCGCAGGAAATCACGGCGGGTGCGAATCAGCATCATTTTCTCCTTCACAGTTTACTCTGAAGTATCGAACACCGTTCGAGAGGAAAGGTTTCGCCGGCGACTGAGGCAAAGGCATTCGCCCCACCGGGATGCTCCGGAATCATTCTGTCAATTGTCGTCCGCGTCGGTCGTATCGTACACCCCGAATCCGCCGCGGATTTCGCGTGGGATGTAACGATTCGTGGTCGCTCCGCCACATTCAGGATGCCGTGAATCGACATCGAAAGATGCGCCCGAACAGTCTTTTGCCTGCAGAACAGGCCTCTCCGCACTCCAGTGGAAACTGGCATCACGATTGCTTCATAGGCGTTCATGAGCCGTTCCCAACGCCAATGTCTGAATCACATGCTGCAGGTTGCAGTCCTCGGAGGACTCTGTGCCCTGTTCTCCGGAACTTCGCTGGAAGCCGGCGAGTATGTCAAACTGCTGCTGGTCGATGGGAGGACACCCGTGGGGCAGCTGGTTCCTCAGGAGCCCGACAGCGAATTTGTGATGTTGCAGTCGAGCACGAACAACATCGCGCTCGTGAGCCGCTTTCCGCGGTGGATGGTGAGAGACATCCAACCCATCGACGCCCTGTTCGTCGATGCCCCGAATGAACCGGCGTTTGAACCTCCACGGAATCCGGTTGAGATTCGTAATCAACCCGAGATCCAGAGCCTGAAGATTCGCGCCGGTTTCGATTCCTGGGATCGAGACACGCAACCGGACGGCCTGACCGTCGAGATCTTTCCCCGGGCGGCACGTCGTTTACCAGTCGACGCCGAAGGGACGATCACGTTCGAACTCTTCGCCGAACGCCAGCATCCGCTTCCGCATGAAGAACGGTTTGAATCGATCGGCCGCTGGTCGGTCGAGCTCAGCAGTGAAGACTACATCCGCCCTGGTGTCGCAGTGGTGGAGCTTCCGTGGCGGAATACCGAGCCGTACGAGAACAATGAATGGAAACCGCTCGGCTTGCTGACCGCCCGCCTGTTCGTCGCCGGTGTCGGCACGTTCGACGCTTCAGATGCGAATGTCCCTCTCCGCGAGTGGAGCCGCTTCCGCGACGATCTGGGACTGCATCGTGGTTCCCGGTATGAACTGGAACCGTAGAGTCTACTCCGGTCGAACCAGCTGCATTCTCAACGAGATTGATCCTTCATTGTCAGCCAGCTGCCCCCAGTCATCCCGGCAACGAACATAGAGCTGGCCATCTCCGCGAGCCGTGAAGGATTCTTCGTTACCGAGATCGAAGGGCTCGCTCAGCTCGTAATCGTTGAACAGGATTCCAATCAGTCGTCCGTTGCCATCGTCATCACCGGCAGCCGTCAGCTCTTCACCATCGGGCTCGATGGACCATTCTCCGGTGGTTGCAATGCTGTAGGTGTTGCCTTCTTCCACTTCGAGACGTGATGCCTGCCAACCTGCCCGAGCTTCGATTTTCGATGTGACCGTCCGGCTGCCGCGGGCCGGAGTGAATTTCGTTTTCCAGTCCCAGCTGCACAGATCGACGCGATAGCCGACAGACAGGTTCTCGACGAACAGCTTGTGCTCGAACTCGATTTCTTTCGACATGGATCCATAAACGGTCCAGAACGTGACGCCGGGGACTTCGGTCATCAGGGCCAGTCCGAGCGGTTTGAATCGCTGAGTGTAATTCTCGTTGAAGCCAAGCAGATGGCAGAGGGTCCATCGCCAGGAATAATTCTGCCAGGAGTCGCCGGTGAACTGGTTCAGATCAACGATGTCCTTCAACGGTTTCCGTTCGACCGACTTCAGGTACTTGATGACGTAGGGATCGCATGTGACCGATTTGTCTTTCGGGTCCTGCCAGTACTTGCCGACCTCGGCCATTCCCTCGCTGTACCAGACCGGCCCTGTACTGCCGAACGCCTGAGCACAGTAGGCGTGCACGGCTTCGTGCTGTGGCGTTCCCCGATCGGCAATGGCATAGACGATCGCCTTCGCCTGCCAGACGTTGCCGATCGTTCGTTTCTGCGTCATCGTCAGTCCGCCGCCCGATGTCACCGAGTCCCAGGCCTGAGGCGGGATCGTGTCCCGAGACCAGTGGGCGATGTCTTCAAAGACGTAGATCTCGATCAGGCCCGCGTTCTTCTTTCCCCAGTAGCGAGAGATCAGATCGAGCATCGTTTCAAGCCGCTCGAGCAGTTCGGCGGATTCCTCTTTATCCAGATCCGTACGGAGCAGGAAATTGCGGGAACGATACTCGCCGATGGTCGCCGTCCGTTCGTCAGCCTTTACAGAACTGGACAGAAGCGGACAAAGCAGCATCACCAGCAGACAGGCGAAACGGTCGAAGCGGTGGAACATAGGGCCTCCAATTCCGGCAGACGACAGATCGCCTCGTTCAATCGAATAGGAGAGGAGCACGCGCGAGGGAATCGTCGGCAAATTTCCGGAATTTTTTTCAGGTCGACTAAAACTGGACGTATGATCCGTTTTCGTGATCCGTCGTTATGACTGGACCGAGACATTATTCGGAGCGGATCGATGAAGAAGTTTTCGAAGCAGGTATTCGTGTTCCTCGCCGGGATCCTGATGGGATTGTATCTGGGCGAGGTCTATATCGGGAGTTCGTATCAGGTCGGCTGGACCGTCGGATATTCGGAAGCTTCACAGCTGTTCAAGGAAACGCTCGAAGCCTACCGGACCGCTGATGTGATGAAGTCGGCCCGGAACGGGGCGGCGCCGGCCGAATGAGAAAACTCAGCCCGGAAATGCACCTGGCGGGATTCGAACCCACGACCTACGGTTTAGGAAACCGTTGCTCTATCCTACTGAGCTACAGGCGCCGAGATCACAGCGGGACACGAGTTTATCATCTCAAGTTCTCTTTTGCACTCGGCCTTCCGGCGAAGAACTCGCTACGCGGGCCACTCCACTTTGAGTTTTTCCGCCAGCGCCTGCAGTTGTTCAAGAGTGTCTGCTGAGAGTTCGAACGCTTGCTCCTTGATGGCGGCTCGGGTGGCATGTTCTCCCTTGAAGGCGTCGACATGTTCGCTCAGGGCGTCAACCGTTTTCTTCATCGCGGCTTCTCCGGCAAACGCCGCCGGATCGATGACGAGAATGAAATGCTCGAACCGTTCGTGCAGGGGGCCCCGTGTTTTTGCAGAGGGGACTTTTGATCCGGTCAGTCCGCTGGTGAGCATCGCGTGAAGCATGCCAACGGTGTAGGAGAGCTCGCCGGGCAGCTGATGCTGCAGGGGACGATCTTCGCCGAAGGAGAACTCGTAGCCGGCCAGAGTCCCGCCATCGGGAAAAGCGAATGCGGCTGGCTGGCGACCGAAACGGAGTCCTTCGAGGGGGGCGTCGGGGTCCCGCTTGGGAGCAGGCGTGCTGGTCAGGCAGCAGCCAATCATTCCGGCTCGGGCCGCCATGCAGGCATAGACCAGCGGCGTGCCCAGACTCTGGCTGTTGGAGATCGCCGCTGCTCCCAGTCCCACAGTCCGGGCTTTGTCAATCGCCGCCTGGGTCCCCTTGGATGCCGCGACGTGCCCCATCCCCTCATTGGCATCGAACAGGATCGTGCCGGGCGTTTCGGACTTCTTCATTGCCAGGGCACGGGGATCAATATCTCCGACATCAATCGACTGAACCGAACTGAGCACGCTGACGCACCCGAACTCGGCCCGTCCGATGCGATCGGCTTCAATCATCCGTTGGGCGACCGTCTCGGCCTCGACAGCGTACATACCCTTCCGGATGAAGATACTCGCCAGCACCTTGGCCATGTCCGATGATGTCATACACCAGTTCTCCGATCGTTGTTCCACTGTGCAAGGCGATTCGAGTGCGGGCAGATCGCCTGCGGCCTTGTCTCAAGTCTAGGGAAAACGACTGGTAAACTCCATCGGCCGCACGTCCTTTCGTGAGTACGATAGAGAAGAGCAATCCGAAGACCACGGGAGAAGGCATATGAGCGACACCGAGAACGAACCGGTAAAAGAAAGTCCAGGCGTCCTGAAACTGATCTGCGGCTCCGCGGTGACGCTGGGCGTGGCCATCACCGCCGCCGTGACATCGTTGTCTACAGAAGAAATTGCCGTGGGAATCACCGCCTGGGTGGCGGCCACGGTCATTGGAGCCAGTGCGATGATCGCCGCGTTCCGACAAAGTTGATCGCGTGAAAAATGAGACAGCCTCTCGCCCAAAGTGAGCGAAAGGCTGTCAACTTCTCTGGTTCAGAGGGCATTCGCTGCTCGAGCAAAATCAAAATTCGACTGCAGGAGAAGCGTGAAAAGCCCTAGCTGAAGAGCTTCGTTACGGCGTGAGCCTTCACCAGTTCGCGTGGCTGGTTCAGGTGATTGTAGACGATCGATTCCGGATCGATGCCGAAGGCGTGGTAGATCGTCGCCAGGAGTTCACCCGGGTGGACTGGGTCGACGAGCGGAGCCG
The genomic region above belongs to Rubinisphaera margarita and contains:
- a CDS encoding Ldh family oxidoreductase — protein: MTSSDMAKVLASIFIRKGMYAVEAETVAQRMIEADRIGRAEFGCVSVLSSVQSIDVGDIDPRALAMKKSETPGTILFDANEGMGHVAASKGTQAAIDKARTVGLGAAAISNSQSLGTPLVYACMAARAGMIGCCLTSTPAPKRDPDAPLEGLRFGRQPAAFAFPDGGTLAGYEFSFGEDRPLQHQLPGELSYTVGMLHAMLTSGLTGSKVPSAKTRGPLHERFEHFILVIDPAAFAGEAAMKKTVDALSEHVDAFKGEHATRAAIKEQAFELSADTLEQLQALAEKLKVEWPA
- a CDS encoding protocatechuate 3,4-dioxygenase, encoding MLIRTRRDFLRSASAVTAACWTTSGLFAEMLTTPGMTEGPFYPDKLPLDTDNDLLVINDSTTPAVGEITHLTGKILGSTGKPMRNAFIEIWQVDNEGAYIHSGSNNAESRDKNFQGYGRFFTDSSGEYYFRTIKPVSYPGRTPHIHVAVSMNGRRVLTTQLLVKGNPQNERDGVFRSIRDPELRETVMADFKPIPDSPIGELAANFDIVLGRTVPDDDDHTIKGGISKPERFNRPGGRPGGPPPGRNGRPGRPPQ
- the aspS gene encoding aspartate--tRNA ligase; translated protein: MLRTHTCGELRKEHVGQQVTLCGWVDKYRDHAGIVFIDIRDRYGKTQIKFNLEDNSDIQKDARGLRYEDVIQVTGDVVARPDDMINPKLSTGAIELRVSNLNVQSKAATPPFLPASSELPNEELRLKHRVVDLRRPELQNALIARHRLTKLVRDYFDRHGFLDIETPILGKSSPEGARDYLVPSRVHEGCFYALPQSPQIFKQLLMCGGFDRYMQIARCFRDEDLRADRQPEFTQIDVEMAFVEQNDVLEVIDGLIADVLQKMNGIEMTTPLPRFSYADVMERFGSDKPDMRFGMELNDLGDIAKECGFGVFSKTIESGGRVRGLVAPQAAEKYTRKMIDELTAFVGVHGAKGLAFFRVNESGLDSPIAKFFSDEHQQAIIERVGAKPGDLIFCVADKEAVTSAALSALRNRLGKELELYDPKSFSCLWVLDFPLLHFDADEKRWVAEHHPFCYPNPDDIELLKTDPGKVRAQSYDLVINGYEAASGSIRIHDSRIQQQVFDLLDIDEEEAELRFGFLLEGLRYGAPPHGGVALGLDRWVMLMCGYDNIRDVIAFPKTQKASDLLSGAPSEVEEKQLKELHIQLDLPNE
- a CDS encoding putative quinol monooxygenase is translated as MTSELHPLAQDVKQHLDNPDDRFMMLVYFTVEAGREDAFKQAFHRPLQETVKEEGNCTYRLIQQANEPTTFIVIEHWKSLADLNSHLHQPYLDELLANVGPMLAAEPKVDVFHEYVAL